The Streptococcus viridans genome includes a window with the following:
- a CDS encoding helix-turn-helix domain-containing protein yields the protein MTIEDKDAELKLRIGNNIRGARLNQHMTQADVCGDESELTIRQLARIENGQVLVSLSKLMFLSQRLNYPIEDIIDVDKIEIPKRYLELKNKIIRYHTYGDEERIGLLEDMFDEIYEHFYDHLPEEEQLLVEVLQVQLDVFTSRNITYGLSLLEEYFQQILKKKQYSYNDLLIINLYFLCCATGLEDKTYFEELSKKVLLYIDYSDNDRIYILERILIGILIQVKTEDYLIYTKVLREITESTNNFQHKPAIYAFETKYYLKVEESYEKAEQSYNKAIEFAKMLNDQVLVNNLTKEKERDLGGKESTV from the coding sequence ATGACTATTGAAGATAAAGATGCTGAATTAAAATTGAGAATCGGTAACAATATTCGGGGAGCTCGTCTGAACCAACATATGACTCAAGCAGATGTTTGTGGAGATGAATCAGAATTAACTATTCGTCAACTTGCTCGTATTGAAAACGGCCAAGTATTAGTGTCTCTTTCTAAATTAATGTTTTTATCTCAGAGATTAAATTATCCAATAGAGGACATCATAGATGTAGACAAAATAGAAATACCCAAGCGGTATCTGGAATTAAAAAATAAAATAATCCGATACCATACCTACGGTGATGAAGAACGTATTGGTTTGTTGGAAGACATGTTTGATGAAATTTATGAGCATTTTTATGACCATCTACCAGAAGAAGAGCAACTACTGGTTGAAGTTTTACAAGTTCAACTAGATGTTTTTACTAGCCGAAATATTACCTATGGATTGAGTTTGCTCGAAGAATATTTCCAGCAAATTTTGAAAAAGAAACAATACAGTTACAATGATCTCCTAATTATCAATTTGTATTTTCTTTGTTGTGCTACTGGTCTAGAAGATAAAACTTATTTTGAAGAATTATCTAAAAAAGTTTTATTATATATTGATTATAGTGATAATGATCGTATCTATATACTTGAAAGAATATTGATAGGAATTTTAATACAAGTAAAAACAGAGGATTACTTAATTTATACCAAAGTTTTACGCGAGATAACTGAAAGTACAAATAACTTCCAACACAAACCTGCTATTTATGCTTTTGAGACTAAATATTATTTGAAAGTGGAAGAAAGTTATGAAAAAGCAGAGCAATCTTATAATAAAGCCATTGAGTTTGCTAAGATGCTGAACGATCAGGTTCTAGTGAATAACTTGACCAAAGAAAAAGAACGAGATTTAGGTGGGAAGGAATCAACTGTATAA
- a CDS encoding bacteriocin, with the protein MTECSQKELAQIVGGGGSRPNVVQGQSDKIEIGRPGFVKRPPLARI; encoded by the coding sequence ATGACAGAATGTAGTCAAAAAGAATTGGCACAGATTGTAGGAGGAGGAGGTTCTCGCCCAAATGTGGTTCAAGGTCAGTCAGATAAGATTGAGATTGGACGTCCTGGATTTGTGAAGCGACCACCGCTCGCTCGTATTTAA
- a CDS encoding CPBP family intramembrane glutamic endopeptidase: MSKTDRLFQLATIGILCINFALFNVGLPTDLVGHLSDDSYYGLILLLIGLIGGLAVTLLVKSRRWDLYGKFTFKASYFAVFVLVFLAHFLWDMFSAAVFPPTKNSIALAEISEDLSGWALMLIRYVYACLLAPIVEELVFRDLVMTALAPYQKYKLDMLVSASLFSLSHVWQHGWDLPSFIVYLVPGLLFCAVLRYTKSIYWAILQHASWNSFLTLLSLLVSGI, translated from the coding sequence ATGAGTAAGACAGACAGATTGTTTCAACTAGCGACAATTGGAATTCTCTGCATCAATTTTGCGCTTTTTAACGTGGGACTCCCAACGGATTTAGTGGGCCACCTATCGGATGACTCTTATTATGGCTTGATCCTCTTGTTGATCGGTTTGATTGGGGGGTTAGCCGTTACACTCTTGGTAAAGAGTCGTCGTTGGGACTTGTACGGGAAATTCACCTTTAAAGCTTCTTATTTTGCGGTGTTTGTGCTTGTTTTTCTTGCTCACTTTTTATGGGATATGTTTTCTGCTGCGGTATTTCCGCCCACTAAGAATTCCATAGCCCTTGCAGAAATATCTGAGGACTTGTCAGGCTGGGCCTTAATGTTGATACGCTATGTCTATGCCTGCTTGCTGGCTCCCATTGTGGAAGAGCTAGTTTTTCGTGATTTAGTCATGACGGCTTTGGCACCTTATCAGAAGTATAAGCTGGATATGCTTGTTTCGGCCTCCTTGTTTAGCCTCTCGCATGTTTGGCAGCATGGCTGGGATTTGCCGAGCTTTATCGTCTACTTGGTACCGGGCCTGCTATTTTGTGCGGTCTTGCGTTATACCAAATCGATTTACTGGGCTATCCTTCAGCATGCCTCTTGGAATAGCTTCCTTACCCTCTTATCCCTCCTGGTCAGTGGGATTTAA
- a CDS encoding peptide ABC transporter substrate-binding protein — protein sequence MKKGKLLLATGALLLSVSALVACSQGGKSSSSDNQVYSYVYTQDPDTLDYSLSNKRSTSEFTGNAVDGLLEVDKYGNLIPSLAKDWTVSKDGLTYTYKLRKGVKWLTAEGEEYGEVKAQDFVTGLQHAADKKSSALYLVQQSVKGLDDYVSGKTKDFSTVGIKAIDDYTVQFTLNQPESFWNSKTTMGILMPVNKEFLDSKGDDYGQGTNPSSILYCGPYLIKSITSKSVVTLEKNPTYWDADNVKISKVKLTYYDGQDSESLIRGFDNGDFTVARVFPNGSNYKSVEKKHKDDIVFSDQGSSTYNLSFNIDRQAYEITTKTTDAQKSSTKKAILNKDFRQAIMFAFNRQSYVAQANGEASADKVIRNTFTPPNFVQIDGKEFGEAVEKNLEAYGDEWKGVSIEDGKDTLYNPTKAKEEFAKAKEALQAQGVEFPIHLDLPVSSTFTEGVKQAQSFKQSIESTLGAENVVIDLNMISEDDLQRVTYFAENASQQDWDLNNNLGWGPDYTDPSSYLDITNSKNGENANSYFGFDAGTNNAAAKEAGFDEYDQLIEDAHNETKDVNDRYEKYAKAQAWLTDSALLIPIHSDGASPGVRKTVPYTAAFAWTGHKGQTFNYKYLELQDKVLTTKEYDEAREQWKKEKEESNKKAQKELESHVED from the coding sequence ATGAAAAAAGGGAAGCTACTCTTAGCCACCGGCGCTCTGCTTTTGTCTGTAAGCGCACTGGTAGCCTGCTCACAAGGAGGGAAATCTTCAAGTTCGGACAACCAGGTCTATAGCTATGTCTATACGCAAGATCCGGATACTTTGGATTATTCACTTTCTAATAAACGGTCAACTTCAGAATTTACAGGTAATGCTGTGGATGGTTTGTTAGAAGTTGACAAATACGGCAACTTAATCCCATCTCTTGCTAAGGATTGGACTGTTTCAAAAGATGGTCTGACCTACACCTATAAACTTCGTAAAGGGGTCAAATGGCTGACTGCTGAAGGAGAAGAGTATGGGGAAGTCAAGGCCCAAGACTTTGTGACGGGGCTTCAGCACGCGGCGGATAAGAAATCTTCGGCCCTCTATCTCGTCCAACAATCCGTTAAAGGGTTGGATGATTATGTCTCAGGAAAAACCAAAGACTTCTCAACGGTTGGTATCAAAGCCATTGATGACTATACGGTTCAATTCACCTTGAACCAACCAGAAAGTTTCTGGAATTCAAAAACGACTATGGGCATTTTGATGCCAGTCAATAAAGAATTCTTAGATTCTAAGGGTGATGACTACGGTCAAGGCACGAACCCTTCTAGTATTCTTTATTGTGGTCCTTATTTGATCAAATCCATCACATCTAAATCTGTTGTGACGCTTGAAAAGAATCCAACCTATTGGGATGCAGATAATGTCAAGATTTCTAAGGTGAAGCTAACCTATTATGACGGGCAAGATTCAGAATCTTTGATCCGTGGTTTTGATAACGGAGACTTTACCGTTGCCCGTGTCTTCCCGAATGGTTCTAACTATAAGAGTGTAGAGAAGAAACACAAAGATGACATCGTCTTTAGTGACCAAGGATCCTCTACTTATAACTTGTCCTTCAATATTGACCGTCAAGCTTATGAGATTACAACTAAAACGACAGATGCTCAAAAGAGTTCAACCAAGAAAGCAATCTTGAATAAAGACTTCCGTCAAGCCATTATGTTTGCCTTTAATCGTCAATCCTATGTAGCTCAAGCTAACGGGGAAGCATCTGCGGATAAGGTCATTCGGAATACCTTTACTCCTCCTAACTTTGTCCAAATCGATGGCAAGGAATTTGGGGAAGCTGTAGAGAAAAACCTAGAAGCATACGGTGATGAATGGAAAGGTGTCTCTATCGAAGATGGAAAAGATACCCTTTACAATCCAACCAAGGCTAAGGAAGAATTTGCCAAGGCTAAAGAAGCCCTTCAAGCCCAAGGGGTAGAATTCCCGATTCATTTGGACCTCCCTGTTTCATCAACCTTTACAGAAGGAGTCAAGCAAGCACAATCCTTTAAACAGTCAATCGAATCCACTCTGGGAGCAGAAAATGTAGTCATCGACTTGAATATGATTTCTGAGGATGATCTTCAACGAGTGACCTACTTTGCTGAAAATGCTTCTCAACAAGACTGGGATTTGAACAACAACTTGGGTTGGGGTCCAGACTATACCGATCCATCTTCTTACCTAGATATCACAAACTCTAAGAATGGTGAAAATGCAAATTCTTACTTCGGATTTGATGCTGGTACTAATAACGCAGCTGCTAAAGAAGCTGGTTTTGATGAATACGATCAATTGATTGAAGATGCACATAATGAAACAAAAGATGTCAATGACCGCTATGAAAAATATGCTAAGGCTCAGGCTTGGTTGACTGATAGTGCCCTCTTAATCCCGATTCATTCAGATGGTGCCTCTCCAGGTGTTCGTAAGACAGTTCCATACACAGCTGCCTTTGCTTGGACAGGACACAAGGGTCAAACCTTCAACTACAAGTACTTGGAATTGCAAGACAAAGTTTTGACAACCAAGGAGTACGATGAAGCGCGTGAACAATGGAAGAAAGAAAAAGAAGAATCCAATAAGAAAGCTCAAAAAGAACTAGAAAGTCACGTAGAAGACTAG
- the leuS gene encoding leucine--tRNA ligase translates to MSFYNHKEIEPKWQKHWADHHTFKTGTDASKPKFYALDMFPYPSGAGLHVGHPEGYTATDILSRFKRAQGYNVLHPMGWDAFGLPAEQYAMDTGNDPAEFTAENIANFKRQINALGFSYDWDREVNTTDPNYYKWTQWIFTKLYEKGLAYEAEVPVNWVEELGTAIANEEVLPDGTSERGGYPVVRKPMRQWMLKITAYAERLLNDLDDLDWPESIKDMQRNWIGKSTGANVTFKVKGTDKEFTVFTTRPDTLFGATFTVLAPEHELVDAITTPEQAEAVADYKHQASLKSDLARTDLAKEKTGVWTGAYAINPVNGKEIPIWIADYVLSSYGTGAVMAVPAHDQRDWEFAKQFDLPIVEVLEGGNVEEAAYTEDGLHVNSDFLNGLNKEEAIAKIVSWLEEKGFGQEKVTYRLRDWLFSRQRYWGEPIPIIHWEDGTSTAVPESELPLVLPVTKDIRPSGTGESPLANLTEWLEVTREDGVKGRRETNTMPQWAGSSWYYLRYIGPHNTEKLADEDLLKQWLPVDIYVGGAEHAVLHLLYARFWHKFLYDIGVVPTKEPFQKLFNQGMILGTSYRDHRGALVATDKVEKRDGSFFHVETGEELEQAPAKMSKSLKNVVNPDDVVEQYGADTLRVYEMFMGPLDASIAWSEEGLEGSRKFLDRVYRLITSKETVAENNGALDKVYNETVKAVTEQIESMKFNTAIAQLMVFVNAANKEDKLYVDYAKGFIQLIAPFAPHLAEELWQTVAATGESISYVAWPTWDESKLVEDEIEIVVQIKGKVRAKLMVAKDLSREELQEVALADEKVKSEIDGKEIVKVIAVPNKLVNIVVK, encoded by the coding sequence ATGAGTTTTTACAATCACAAAGAAATCGAGCCTAAGTGGCAGAAACACTGGGCTGACCATCACACCTTTAAGACAGGAACAGACGCTTCAAAACCGAAGTTTTATGCATTGGATATGTTCCCTTACCCTTCGGGAGCAGGTCTGCACGTAGGGCACCCAGAAGGCTATACAGCGACCGATATTCTCAGTCGTTTTAAACGTGCCCAAGGCTACAATGTCCTTCATCCAATGGGCTGGGATGCTTTTGGTTTGCCTGCGGAGCAATATGCCATGGATACAGGGAATGACCCAGCGGAATTCACAGCAGAAAACATTGCCAACTTCAAACGCCAAATCAATGCGCTTGGATTCTCTTACGACTGGGACCGTGAAGTCAATACTACAGATCCAAACTACTACAAGTGGACGCAATGGATCTTCACCAAGCTTTATGAAAAAGGCTTGGCCTATGAAGCGGAAGTGCCAGTAAACTGGGTGGAAGAATTGGGAACAGCCATCGCTAACGAAGAAGTCCTTCCAGATGGAACATCTGAGCGTGGTGGCTATCCAGTTGTCCGCAAACCAATGCGCCAATGGATGCTCAAAATCACTGCCTATGCGGAACGCTTGCTCAATGACTTGGATGACCTGGATTGGCCAGAGTCTATCAAGGACATGCAACGCAACTGGATTGGGAAATCAACTGGTGCTAACGTAACTTTCAAGGTGAAAGGAACAGACAAGGAATTCACCGTCTTTACAACACGTCCAGATACGCTTTTTGGTGCGACCTTCACTGTTTTGGCTCCTGAGCATGAACTGGTAGATGCCATCACAACACCTGAACAAGCTGAGGCTGTAGCGGACTACAAACACCAAGCCAGCCTCAAGTCAGACTTAGCTCGTACAGACCTTGCCAAGGAAAAAACAGGGGTTTGGACTGGTGCTTATGCTATCAACCCTGTCAATGGCAAAGAAATTCCAATCTGGATTGCAGACTATGTTCTGTCTAGCTATGGTACAGGTGCTGTTATGGCCGTACCTGCCCACGACCAACGTGACTGGGAATTTGCTAAACAATTTGACCTTCCAATTGTAGAAGTACTTGAAGGTGGGAACGTTGAAGAGGCTGCTTACACAGAAGATGGCCTTCACGTCAACTCTGACTTCTTGAACGGTCTCAACAAAGAAGAAGCGATTGCTAAAATCGTATCTTGGCTAGAAGAAAAAGGCTTTGGTCAAGAAAAGGTTACCTACCGTCTCCGCGACTGGCTCTTTAGCCGTCAACGTTACTGGGGTGAACCAATCCCAATCATTCATTGGGAAGACGGAACTTCAACAGCTGTTCCAGAAAGTGAATTGCCACTTGTCTTGCCAGTCACCAAGGACATCCGCCCTTCAGGTACTGGTGAAAGCCCATTGGCTAACTTGACAGAATGGCTGGAAGTGACTCGTGAGGATGGTGTCAAAGGTCGTCGTGAGACCAATACGATGCCACAATGGGCAGGTTCAAGCTGGTACTATCTCCGCTATATCGGTCCACACAATACAGAAAAATTGGCTGATGAGGACCTTCTCAAACAATGGCTACCAGTAGATATCTACGTGGGTGGTGCAGAGCACGCCGTGCTCCACTTGCTTTACGCTCGTTTCTGGCATAAATTCCTCTATGATATCGGTGTTGTTCCAACCAAAGAGCCATTCCAAAAACTCTTTAACCAAGGAATGATCTTGGGGACAAGCTACCGTGACCACCGTGGTGCTCTAGTGGCAACTGACAAGGTTGAAAAACGTGACGGTTCCTTCTTCCATGTGGAAACAGGAGAAGAGTTGGAGCAAGCACCAGCTAAGATGTCTAAATCCCTCAAGAACGTGGTGAATCCAGACGATGTGGTGGAGCAATACGGTGCGGATACCCTTCGTGTCTATGAAATGTTCATGGGACCACTTGATGCTTCCATCGCTTGGTCTGAAGAAGGTCTGGAAGGAAGCCGTAAATTCCTTGACCGTGTGTACCGTTTGATCACAAGTAAAGAAACCGTTGCGGAAAACAATGGCGCTCTAGACAAGGTTTACAACGAAACTGTTAAGGCTGTCACTGAGCAAATCGAGTCGATGAAATTCAACACAGCCATTGCTCAACTCATGGTCTTTGTCAATGCGGCCAACAAGGAAGACAAACTCTATGTAGACTACGCCAAAGGCTTTATCCAATTGATTGCCCCATTTGCGCCTCACTTGGCAGAAGAACTCTGGCAAACAGTCGCAGCAACAGGTGAGTCTATCTCTTATGTGGCTTGGCCAACATGGGACGAAAGCAAATTGGTTGAAGACGAAATCGAAATCGTTGTCCAAATCAAAGGTAAAGTTCGTGCCAAACTCATGGTTGCAAAGGACCTTTCACGCGAAGAATTGCAAGAAGTCGCTCTAGCTGACGAAAAAGTCAAGTCAGAAATCGATGGCAAGGAAATTGTGAAGGTGATTGCGGTACCAAATAAATTGGTTAATATTGTTGTAAAATAA
- a CDS encoding class IIb bacteriocin, lactobin A/cerein 7B family, with protein MNNLQLLTTEELENTKGGVGLAEIVAISGVANFFVSVFNAGYKFGADLARRH; from the coding sequence ATGAACAATTTACAACTTTTAACAACTGAAGAATTAGAAAACACCAAGGGCGGTGTTGGCCTAGCTGAAATCGTTGCGATTTCAGGAGTTGCGAACTTTTTCGTATCCGTTTTTAATGCAGGATATAAATTCGGAGCTGACTTAGCCCGACGCCATTAA
- a CDS encoding class IIb bacteriocin, lactobin A/cerein 7B family — MNTISIHSDDILSDHELASIQGGFIPAVIAGVATWKIATTAVSSIGLVFAAGAGLGYLANRP; from the coding sequence ATGAACACAATTTCTATTCATTCTGATGACATACTATCAGATCATGAACTAGCCTCTATTCAAGGTGGATTTATCCCAGCTGTCATTGCAGGGGTAGCTACATGGAAAATTGCTACAACTGCTGTCAGTAGTATCGGACTCGTTTTTGCTGCAGGAGCAGGACTAGGATATCTAGCTAACCGTCCATAG
- a CDS encoding gamma-glutamyl-gamma-aminobutyrate hydrolase family protein, with amino-acid sequence MKKPVIGITGNQRPFREEDGMYLSYTPTGFVQGVQEAGGIPLILPIGDPATAEHYISLIDKLIITGGQHVSPQFYGAEKEIVSDDYLLERDLFELALIKEAVAAKKPIFTVCRGMQLYNVAMGGTLYQDIDHHWQENPASEASHTIETVKGTVLRDLFGEVGQINSYHHQSIKDLAPHLEVIALSPEDQIIEAVQSSHGTAFLGVQWHPELRYQISEGDKALFDYVVNQL; translated from the coding sequence ATGAAGAAACCAGTGATTGGGATAACGGGCAATCAACGCCCTTTCCGTGAAGAGGATGGAATGTACCTCAGTTATACACCGACAGGCTTTGTCCAGGGTGTTCAAGAAGCGGGGGGCATCCCCCTCATCCTTCCGATTGGAGACCCAGCAACGGCTGAGCACTATATTTCCTTGATTGACAAGCTAATCATCACAGGTGGTCAGCATGTTTCTCCTCAGTTTTATGGGGCAGAGAAAGAGATTGTCAGTGACGATTACTTGCTTGAGCGTGACCTTTTCGAGTTGGCCTTGATCAAGGAAGCAGTGGCTGCTAAGAAGCCCATCTTTACGGTTTGCCGAGGCATGCAGCTCTACAATGTAGCCATGGGCGGGACACTTTACCAAGATATCGACCACCACTGGCAAGAAAATCCTGCCAGCGAAGCTAGTCATACGATCGAAACTGTTAAAGGGACCGTTTTGCGGGACTTATTCGGGGAAGTTGGTCAGATCAATTCCTACCACCATCAGAGTATCAAGGATTTAGCCCCTCATCTAGAAGTGATTGCTCTTAGCCCTGAAGATCAGATCATCGAAGCGGTGCAATCATCCCACGGGACAGCCTTTCTAGGGGTTCAGTGGCATCCGGAACTGCGTTATCAGATAAGTGAAGGAGACAAGGCTCTCTTTGATTATGTCGTCAATCAACTATGA
- a CDS encoding glycoside hydrolase family 1 protein, with protein MINFPQDFLWGTSTSGPQTEGRFAGDGKGDNLWDYWYQVEPHRFRFQEGPGLTSTFYENWEEDIELLVETGHTAFRTSIQWSRIFPEGRGEANPAGVAFYRQVFERIKEKGIHLMVNLYHFDLPFALQEQGDGWENKETVYAYRDYARFCFETYGDLVDQWITFNEPIVPVEFGYFYDAHYPHKVDAAAAVKVAYHTQLASSLAVQVCHEVDPSYRIGVVLNLTPAYPRSQHPADVKAARIAELFQAKSFLDPSVLGTYPPELVEILRERALLPEVDPSDLELIKKHTVDFLGVNYYQPMRVSAPRYAPNPESPMLVEQFYEPYVMPGRKINPHRGWEIYEQGLYDIAQNIKENYGNIEWLLTENGMGVEGEEKFRQNGEIQDDYRIDFVKDHLRELHRAIQEGANCKGYLMWTFIDCWSWLNGYKNRYGLVELDLATQERRLKKSGHWFRELSQQNGF; from the coding sequence ATGATCAACTTTCCACAAGATTTTTTATGGGGGACTTCGACATCTGGTCCACAGACAGAAGGGCGCTTTGCCGGAGATGGCAAAGGAGACAACCTCTGGGACTACTGGTACCAGGTAGAGCCTCATCGCTTTCGCTTCCAAGAAGGACCCGGCTTAACGTCGACCTTTTATGAAAATTGGGAAGAAGATATTGAGCTTCTAGTCGAGACCGGGCATACTGCCTTTCGAACTTCTATCCAATGGTCTCGGATTTTCCCTGAGGGTCGTGGAGAAGCCAATCCAGCAGGAGTAGCTTTTTACCGCCAAGTATTTGAACGCATTAAGGAAAAAGGCATTCACTTGATGGTCAATCTCTATCACTTTGACCTTCCTTTTGCCTTGCAAGAGCAAGGAGACGGGTGGGAGAACAAGGAGACGGTCTACGCCTATCGCGACTACGCTCGTTTCTGCTTTGAAACCTATGGGGACTTAGTCGATCAGTGGATCACCTTTAATGAACCCATTGTTCCTGTAGAGTTTGGCTATTTTTATGATGCCCATTACCCACATAAGGTGGATGCCGCTGCAGCCGTCAAAGTCGCCTACCACACCCAGTTGGCAAGTAGCCTTGCGGTTCAGGTCTGCCATGAGGTGGATCCAAGTTACCGAATCGGAGTAGTCTTGAACTTGACGCCAGCCTATCCTCGGAGTCAACATCCAGCAGATGTCAAGGCGGCACGAATCGCTGAACTCTTCCAAGCCAAGTCTTTTCTCGATCCGTCTGTGCTTGGGACTTACCCACCAGAGTTGGTAGAGATTTTGCGGGAACGTGCTCTCTTGCCAGAGGTAGACCCAAGTGACTTAGAGCTGATAAAAAAACATACAGTTGACTTCTTAGGAGTCAACTATTACCAACCCATGCGGGTATCTGCGCCCCGTTATGCGCCAAATCCAGAGTCTCCGATGTTGGTCGAACAGTTCTACGAACCCTATGTCATGCCAGGAAGAAAGATCAACCCACATAGAGGCTGGGAAATCTATGAGCAGGGCTTGTATGATATTGCTCAAAATATCAAGGAAAATTACGGCAACATCGAGTGGCTCCTAACAGAGAATGGAATGGGAGTTGAAGGGGAAGAAAAATTCCGCCAAAACGGGGAAATCCAAGATGACTACCGGATTGACTTCGTCAAAGACCACCTGCGTGAGTTGCACCGGGCTATTCAAGAAGGGGCCAACTGTAAGGGTTACCTCATGTGGACCTTTATTGACTGCTGGTCTTGGCTCAACGGCTATAAAAACCGCTACGGTCTTGTCGAATTAGACTTAGCCACTCAGGAAAGACGCCTGAAAAAATCAGGCCATTGGTTCCGTGAGTTGAGCCAGCAGAATGGATTTTAA
- a CDS encoding helix-turn-helix domain-containing protein, whose amino-acid sequence MIDFKTELGQKVQTLRESKGLSRQAICGIEDLLTTRQLQRIEKGQSLPTIATAKYIAEQLGVSLDTLTNQTSLELPAEYLNLKYQLRTLYHYGDQDRLHRHEEIIEDIYENYFDHLPEEEKLSVQVAQATVDMIGSKNPSFDQGLLDEYLEQAMKKKELNLNDVEIIKLRLLSLALGVFDQDEFIHLVEKIILAIDYFPLSELEMLQNTLISAAGVLAHYGIYDRLPDIVKALNDIMTKRHDFQDNIFVYALNWKVALFIEDDLEKAKNDYQKVCLMADLLSEDLVKRNMQEEWKEDLAKKGLNYTEV is encoded by the coding sequence ATGATAGATTTTAAAACAGAACTAGGACAAAAAGTACAAACTCTACGTGAAAGTAAGGGATTAAGTAGACAAGCAATCTGTGGTATTGAGGACCTATTAACGACACGCCAACTCCAGCGAATTGAAAAGGGTCAGTCTTTACCAACGATTGCAACAGCAAAGTATATTGCTGAGCAACTAGGTGTTTCCCTAGATACGCTAACGAATCAAACTAGTTTAGAATTGCCGGCAGAATATCTGAACCTGAAGTATCAATTACGGACGTTATACCATTATGGAGATCAAGATCGTCTTCATCGGCATGAAGAAATTATTGAAGATATTTACGAAAATTATTTTGATCACCTGCCAGAGGAAGAAAAACTGTCTGTCCAGGTCGCTCAAGCTACGGTTGATATGATTGGATCCAAAAATCCTTCTTTTGATCAAGGTTTATTAGATGAGTATCTAGAGCAAGCCATGAAGAAAAAAGAGTTAAATCTCAACGATGTGGAAATTATCAAATTGCGCTTGCTCTCTTTGGCTTTGGGAGTCTTTGATCAAGATGAATTTATACACTTAGTGGAGAAGATTATACTTGCGATAGATTATTTCCCCTTATCAGAGTTGGAAATGCTACAAAATACGCTCATCTCAGCTGCAGGCGTGTTAGCCCATTATGGGATATATGACAGGTTGCCAGACATTGTTAAAGCCTTAAATGATATTATGACAAAGAGACATGATTTTCAGGATAATATTTTTGTTTATGCTTTAAATTGGAAAGTTGCTTTATTTATAGAAGATGATCTAGAAAAAGCAAAAAATGATTATCAAAAAGTATGCTTGATGGCGGACTTATTATCTGAGGATCTAGTGAAGAGAAACATGCAAGAAGAATGGAAAGAGGACCTTGCAAAAAAAGGTCTAAACTACACTGAGGTATAG
- a CDS encoding ABC transporter ATP-binding protein, which produces MEIRLHNVKKSYGSFEALKGIDLVLEEGKFYGLLGPNGAGKTTLFNLLIKNFKPSSGEISWDVNGKKISTKDFYRHIGIVFQSNRLDDNLTVEENLVSRGALYGLSKSQVQKRITDLQSYLDVATLKKQKYGSLSGGQKRKVDIARALLPQPSLLLLDEPTTGLDPQSRYDLWEAIHQLNKKDNMTVVLITHYLEEMAACDILNVLIEGNLYYSGDIANFIKQHSTTNLNLTLKPGQSVKSLSVSKFVKKCQILSEAEVVCKDVSVEEMMEIIAENQGKSIIETFNVEYSNLEAAYLNLLKSKGGEGDA; this is translated from the coding sequence ATGGAAATTAGATTACACAATGTAAAGAAAAGCTATGGTTCCTTTGAGGCTTTGAAAGGAATTGATTTAGTTCTTGAGGAAGGTAAATTTTATGGACTCCTTGGACCAAATGGTGCAGGGAAAACAACACTCTTTAATTTGTTGATTAAAAATTTCAAGCCAAGTTCAGGAGAAATTTCTTGGGACGTAAATGGAAAAAAGATATCAACTAAAGATTTTTATAGACATATCGGTATTGTATTTCAAAGTAATCGTTTAGATGATAACTTAACGGTAGAGGAAAACTTAGTATCTCGTGGAGCTTTGTACGGGTTATCAAAATCACAAGTACAAAAACGTATTACAGATTTGCAATCTTATTTAGACGTGGCAACTCTTAAAAAGCAGAAATATGGAAGTTTGTCAGGAGGACAAAAACGGAAAGTAGATATTGCCCGAGCTTTACTACCACAACCGTCTTTGCTGTTGTTAGATGAGCCAACAACTGGTTTAGATCCACAGTCTCGTTATGATTTATGGGAAGCGATTCATCAGTTGAATAAGAAAGATAATATGACAGTCGTTCTTATTACACATTATTTAGAAGAGATGGCTGCTTGTGATATTTTAAATGTTTTAATTGAAGGGAACTTGTATTATTCAGGAGATATTGCCAATTTTATTAAACAGCATTCAACCACTAACCTGAATCTCACTTTAAAACCTGGTCAATCAGTAAAATCGTTATCTGTATCTAAATTTGTAAAGAAGTGTCAGATCCTTTCGGAGGCAGAAGTCGTATGTAAGGATGTTTCCGTTGAAGAGATGATGGAAATTATTGCAGAAAATCAAGGAAAATCAATTATTGAAACATTTAATGTTGAATATTCAAATTTAGAAGCAGCTTATTTGAATTTACTAAAATCTAAAGGAGGAGAAGGAGATGCTTGA